The following nucleotide sequence is from Nesterenkonia xinjiangensis.
AGCGAGGCCAAGAGGTGGGTTTTGCCCACGCCGAAGCCGCCGTCGAGGTAGATGCCGCCCGTTCTGGGACTCTTTGTGCTTCGCCCCCGCCTGCCGCTCGGGGCTCCCGAGGATCCTCCCCCGAAGAGTCGGGACAGCAGTCCGCCCGATCCGCGAGGGCGCCCCACGGTCTCGGCGAATCCGCGCAGTTCCTCCACAGCCTGCGCCTGGGAGGGGTGCCCGGGATCCGGGATGTAGGAGTCGAAGGAGACATCGGCGAAGCGGAACGAGGGCGTCAGGCCCTCGAGGAGCTCCCCGACGCCCACCTGCGGACTCCTTCGGCTCAGCGGCGTGGCGTCAGACGGCATGAGGCCATGCTACCCATTGAGCACGGGCGCCAACGCATGACGGTTCGTGACATCTGGTGGGAACACAACGCGTGCCTCGATACGCTGGCACCAGGCGTATGCCCGAGCCCGACAGAAAGGCCCCGCAGATGAGCGAGAAGGACTTCAGTCAGTACGCCCACCCGGAGAAGCTGGTCTCCACCGCATGGGTGGCGGAGCACAAGGACGACGACGGCGTGGTGCTGGTCGAGTCGAACGAAGACGTGCTGCTCTACGAGACCGGACACATCCCCGGTGCAGTGAAGATCGACTGGCACACCGAGCTCAACGACCCGGTCACCCGAGACTTCCTCGACGGCGAGCACTTCGCCGAGTTCGCCGCGGCCAAGGGCATCAGCCGGGACTCCACCGTGGTCTTCTACGGTGACAAGTCCAACTGGTGGGCGGCCTATGCGCTCTGGGTGTTCACACTCTTCGGCCATCAGGACGTCCGCCTCATGGACGGCGGCCGCCAGAAGTGGACCGAGGAGGGGCGCGAGGTCAGCACCGAGCGGCCCTCGCCGGCCCGGGGTGAGTACCCGGTGGTCCCCCGGGACGACTCGACCCACCGTGCCTTCCGCGAAGACGTGCAGGCCCACTTCGGCAAGCCTCTGGTGGACGTGCGCTCTCCGCTGGAGTACTCCGGGGAGCGCACCCATATGGAGGGCTATGAGGAGGAGGGCGCTCTGCGCGGGGGACACATCCCCTCGGCAGCCTCCGTGCCC
It contains:
- a CDS encoding sulfurtransferase, whose translation is MSEKDFSQYAHPEKLVSTAWVAEHKDDDGVVLVESNEDVLLYETGHIPGAVKIDWHTELNDPVTRDFLDGEHFAEFAAAKGISRDSTVVFYGDKSNWWAAYALWVFTLFGHQDVRLMDGGRQKWTEEGREVSTERPSPARGEYPVVPRDDSTHRAFREDVQAHFGKPLVDVRSPLEYSGERTHMEGYEEEGALRGGHIPSAASVPWGKAAREDGTFRSREELEKIYREDAGLGEADEVIAYCRIGERSSHTWFVLQHLLGHENVRNYDGSWTEWGNAVRLPIAVGEEPGEAPRG